The following are from one region of the Streptomyces fradiae genome:
- a CDS encoding PLP-dependent aminotransferase family protein, with protein MADGRVVRSVGTVSDRTLSGRQLAALLTPPADGRFGYRELARAVRQALLDGRVALRLRLPAERELAVALGVSRTTVTGAYDLLRESGYAHSRQGAGTWTALPEGQPPVGPAALQGDSGTVIDLALAAPEAPADVLSDALARAAAELPRYAASQGYHPYGLPELRAAIADRYTARGLPTRPEQILVTTGAQQALALAFALLGGPGDRVLAENPSYTNALDAMRGQRMRITPVPVTESGWDSGLVDAALRQTAPRLAYLIPDFHNPTGRLMPEEQRREVARAARATGTWLVVDETLSDIALDVPAPRPFAASAGPGAGEQIIGVGSLSKSCWGGLRVGWVRASARVVTELARVRITHDLAGSVLDQLVAVALMDRIDPLLPGRAAELRRRREALVAALATHLPEWRWTLPPGGLCLWIDLGRPMASQLAAQALRHGVRVEGGARFGVDPGTHEHRLRIPYALPAEVYGAAAERLAAALAGAPAPFADPALPDWVA; from the coding sequence ATGGCAGACGGTCGAGTGGTCCGCTCCGTGGGCACCGTGTCGGACCGCACCCTGAGCGGGCGCCAGCTGGCGGCCCTGCTCACCCCGCCGGCCGACGGCCGGTTCGGCTATCGCGAGCTGGCCCGGGCAGTGCGGCAGGCGCTGCTCGACGGGCGGGTCGCGCTGCGGCTCCGGCTGCCCGCCGAGCGGGAGCTCGCGGTGGCCCTCGGGGTGTCCCGTACGACCGTCACCGGCGCGTACGACCTGCTGCGGGAGAGCGGATACGCGCACAGCCGGCAGGGCGCGGGCACCTGGACCGCGCTGCCCGAGGGGCAGCCGCCGGTCGGCCCGGCCGCGCTGCAGGGCGACTCGGGCACGGTGATCGACCTCGCGCTCGCCGCGCCCGAGGCGCCCGCCGACGTACTGTCCGACGCGCTGGCGCGGGCCGCCGCCGAGCTGCCGCGCTACGCGGCGAGCCAGGGCTACCACCCGTACGGGCTGCCGGAGCTGCGGGCGGCGATCGCGGACCGGTACACCGCGCGTGGGCTGCCCACCCGGCCCGAACAGATCCTGGTCACCACCGGCGCGCAGCAGGCGCTTGCCCTCGCCTTCGCGCTGCTCGGCGGGCCCGGGGACCGCGTGCTCGCCGAGAACCCCTCGTACACCAACGCCCTGGACGCGATGCGCGGGCAGCGGATGCGGATCACCCCGGTGCCGGTCACCGAGTCCGGCTGGGACAGCGGGCTTGTCGACGCGGCACTGCGGCAGACGGCGCCCCGGCTCGCGTATCTGATCCCTGACTTCCACAATCCGACCGGGCGGCTGATGCCGGAGGAGCAGCGGCGGGAGGTGGCACGGGCGGCGCGGGCCACCGGAACCTGGCTGGTGGTGGACGAGACGCTGTCCGACATCGCGCTCGACGTGCCGGCGCCGCGGCCGTTCGCCGCCTCGGCGGGGCCGGGGGCCGGGGAGCAGATCATCGGCGTGGGCTCGCTGAGCAAGAGCTGCTGGGGCGGGCTCCGGGTCGGCTGGGTGCGGGCCTCGGCGCGGGTGGTGACGGAGCTGGCGCGGGTGCGGATCACCCACGACCTGGCGGGTTCCGTCCTGGACCAGCTGGTGGCCGTGGCGCTGATGGACCGGATCGATCCGCTGCTGCCGGGGCGGGCGGCGGAGCTGCGGCGGCGCCGTGAGGCGCTGGTGGCGGCGCTCGCCACGCATCTGCCGGAATGGCGGTGGACGCTGCCGCCGGGCGGTCTGTGCCTCTGGATCGATCTGGGCCGGCCGATGGCCTCGCAGCTCGCGGCACAGGCCCTGCGGCACGGGGTACGGGTGGAGGGCGGTGCCCGGTTCGGGGTGGACCCGGGCACCCATGAGCACCGGCTGCGGATCCCGTACGCGCTGCCGGCCGAGGTGTACGGGGCGGCGGCGGAGCGGCTCGCGGCGGCGCTCGCCGGGGCGCCGGCCCCGTTCGCGGACCCGGCGCTGCCGGACTGGGTGGCCTGA
- a CDS encoding FBP domain-containing protein codes for MEPLTEKEIRASFVNCTKGDAARMKLPLDFAELPWPDLDFLGWVDPGAPLRAHVVVPGPEGPVGVTLRVPAVGRTSAMKSSMCQICLTSHASSGVTLLAAPLAGPRGREGNTVGTYICADLACPLYVRGKRQPKLRGQRHEESLTPDEQVARMMGNLNGFVGRVTAG; via the coding sequence GTGGAACCACTGACCGAGAAAGAGATCCGCGCGTCCTTCGTGAACTGCACGAAGGGTGACGCGGCCCGGATGAAGCTGCCGCTCGACTTCGCCGAGCTGCCCTGGCCCGACCTGGACTTCCTGGGCTGGGTCGACCCGGGCGCGCCGCTGCGCGCCCATGTCGTGGTGCCGGGCCCCGAGGGGCCGGTCGGCGTGACGCTGCGGGTGCCGGCGGTCGGCCGCACCAGCGCGATGAAGTCCAGCATGTGCCAGATCTGTCTGACCTCCCACGCCTCCTCGGGCGTGACGCTGCTGGCCGCGCCGCTGGCCGGCCCCCGGGGCCGGGAGGGCAACACGGTCGGCACGTACATCTGCGCCGACCTGGCCTGCCCGCTGTACGTGCGGGGCAAGCGGCAGCCGAAGCTGCGCGGGCAGCGGCACGAGGAGTCCCTGACGCCCGACGAGCAGGTCGCGCGCATGATGGGCAACCTGAACGGCTTCGTCGGCCGGGTCACGGCGGGCTGA
- a CDS encoding acyl-CoA dehydrogenase family protein gives MKPSQPSRPAQSAPVRPLDLLAIDGLLTDEEREIRGTVRTLADRELRPHIAEWFESGAIPARELARTLGGLGVLGMHLEGYGCAGTNSVAYGLACMELEAVDSGLRSLVSVQGSLAMYAIWKYGSEEQKQRWLPGMAAGEYIGCFGLTEPDAGSDPGAMRTHAKRDGSDWILNGTKMWITNGSVADVAVVWARTEDGVRGFAVPTDTPGFSAPEIKRKLSLRASVTSELVMEDVRLPADAMLPEARGLSGPLGCLNEARFGIVFGALGAARDCLEAAISYAGDRTVFARPLSSYQLTQQKLADMAVELGKGMLLAVHLGRLKDAGTLAPEQISVGKLNNVREAIAIARECRTILGANGITLEYPVLRHANNLESVLTYEGTSEVHALVIGKALTGEQAFR, from the coding sequence GTGAAGCCGTCGCAACCCTCCCGCCCCGCGCAGTCCGCGCCCGTCCGCCCGCTCGATCTGCTCGCGATCGACGGACTCCTCACCGACGAGGAGCGGGAGATCCGCGGCACCGTCCGCACCCTCGCCGACCGCGAGCTGCGCCCGCACATCGCCGAGTGGTTCGAGTCCGGCGCGATCCCCGCCCGCGAACTCGCCCGCACCCTCGGCGGTCTGGGCGTCCTCGGCATGCACCTGGAGGGCTACGGCTGCGCGGGCACCAACTCCGTGGCGTACGGACTGGCCTGCATGGAGCTGGAGGCCGTCGACTCCGGACTGCGCTCCCTGGTCTCCGTGCAGGGCTCGCTCGCCATGTACGCGATCTGGAAGTACGGCTCCGAGGAGCAGAAGCAGCGCTGGCTGCCCGGCATGGCGGCCGGCGAGTACATCGGCTGCTTCGGCCTGACCGAGCCCGACGCCGGCTCCGACCCGGGCGCCATGCGCACCCACGCCAAGCGCGACGGCTCGGACTGGATCCTCAACGGCACCAAGATGTGGATCACCAACGGCTCGGTGGCCGATGTCGCCGTCGTCTGGGCCCGCACCGAGGACGGCGTCCGCGGCTTCGCCGTGCCCACCGACACCCCCGGCTTCAGCGCGCCCGAGATCAAGCGGAAGCTGTCCCTGCGCGCCAGCGTCACCAGCGAACTCGTCATGGAGGACGTGCGGCTGCCCGCCGACGCCATGCTCCCCGAGGCCCGCGGTCTGTCCGGCCCGCTCGGCTGTCTCAACGAGGCCCGCTTCGGCATCGTCTTCGGCGCCCTCGGCGCCGCCCGCGACTGCCTGGAGGCGGCGATCTCGTACGCGGGCGACCGCACTGTCTTCGCCCGCCCGCTCTCCTCGTACCAGCTCACCCAGCAGAAGCTGGCCGACATGGCCGTGGAGCTCGGCAAGGGCATGCTGCTCGCCGTGCACCTCGGGCGCCTCAAGGACGCCGGCACCCTGGCCCCCGAGCAGATCAGTGTCGGCAAGCTCAACAACGTGCGCGAGGCGATCGCCATCGCCCGCGAGTGCCGCACCATCCTCGGCGCCAACGGCATCACCCTCGAATACCCGGTGCTGCGCCACGCCAACAACCTGGAGTCGGTGCTCACCTACGAGGGCACCAGCGAGGTGCACGCGCTCGTCATCGGCAAGGCGCTCACCGGCGAGCAGGCCTTCCGCTGA
- a CDS encoding CaiB/BaiF CoA transferase family protein, translating into MHAQQPAPAGPAGALSGIVVADFGRVLAGPYMTMLLADLGAEVVKIERPGAGDDTRAWGPPFADGQATYFLGVNRNKRSVALDLGDPAGLEAARALVDRADVLVENFRPGTMERLGLGYERVRKTNPGLVYCSVTGFGSAEGAALPGYDLLVQAVGGLMSVTGEPGGPGTKAGVALVDVITGLHAGMGVLAALRHRERTGEGQRIEVSLLTSLLSALTNQSAAHLAAGVVPRALGNRHPSITPYEVFEASDRPLVLAVGNDRQFRALCGRIGAPALADDPRFATNTARVAHREELGAELSRRLAERTADAWFEELTAAGVPCGPINDLGGAFALAERLGLAPRVPAEAAGPGQVAHPVAFGATPAAYRSAPPRLGEHTAEVLAELAELAETAGPSGEGTERSEERTAGR; encoded by the coding sequence ATGCACGCGCAGCAGCCGGCACCGGCCGGCCCGGCCGGTGCCCTGTCCGGGATCGTCGTGGCGGACTTCGGCCGGGTGCTCGCCGGGCCGTACATGACGATGCTCCTCGCCGACCTGGGCGCCGAGGTCGTGAAGATCGAGCGGCCCGGCGCGGGCGACGACACGCGCGCATGGGGCCCGCCGTTCGCCGACGGGCAGGCCACCTACTTCCTCGGGGTGAACCGCAACAAGCGTTCCGTGGCCCTGGATTTGGGCGACCCGGCCGGTCTGGAGGCCGCCCGGGCCCTCGTGGACCGGGCCGACGTCCTGGTGGAGAACTTCCGCCCCGGCACCATGGAACGCCTCGGCCTCGGCTACGAACGGGTGCGGAAGACCAACCCCGGCCTGGTCTACTGCTCGGTGACCGGGTTCGGCTCGGCGGAGGGTGCCGCGCTGCCCGGCTACGACCTCCTCGTGCAGGCGGTGGGCGGGCTGATGAGCGTCACCGGCGAGCCCGGCGGACCCGGCACCAAGGCGGGCGTCGCGCTTGTCGACGTCATCACCGGCCTGCACGCGGGCATGGGCGTGCTCGCCGCGCTGCGGCACCGCGAACGCACCGGCGAGGGCCAGCGGATCGAGGTCTCGCTGCTGACCTCGCTGCTCTCCGCGCTCACCAACCAGTCCGCCGCGCACCTCGCCGCCGGGGTCGTGCCGCGCGCCCTGGGCAACCGCCACCCGAGCATCACCCCGTACGAGGTGTTCGAGGCGAGCGACCGGCCGCTGGTCCTGGCCGTCGGCAACGACCGCCAGTTCCGCGCCCTGTGCGGGCGGATCGGCGCACCCGCACTCGCCGACGACCCCCGGTTCGCCACCAACACGGCCCGGGTCGCGCACCGGGAGGAGCTGGGCGCCGAGCTGTCCCGGCGGCTCGCGGAACGCACCGCCGACGCCTGGTTCGAGGAGCTCACGGCGGCCGGGGTGCCGTGCGGGCCGATCAACGACCTGGGCGGCGCCTTCGCGCTGGCCGAACGCCTGGGACTCGCGCCGCGGGTCCCGGCGGAGGCGGCGGGACCGGGGCAGGTGGCCCACCCCGTCGCCTTCGGCGCCACGCCCGCCGCGTACCGCTCCGCTCCGCCGCGCCTCGGCGAGCACACCGCGGAGGTGCTCGCCGAACTCGCGGAACTCGCGGAAACGGCGGGGCCGTCCGGGGAAGGGACGGAACGTTCCGAGGAGAGGACGGCCGGGCGATGA
- a CDS encoding GntR family transcriptional regulator yields MSGDTVERRRPPTAQQFVLTELRRAITTGELRPGDPIRQDALAARLDVSRVPLREALKTLEAEGLVVHHVHRGYYVAELSLADLEEIYRIRRLLETEAVRTALVRSPDGLADALERIQEEVERAAEAGDVTVMAEANRRFHFTLIEASGMPRLVRLIATLWDATDAYRALYYAEDPHRERAVHEHRAVVSAVAESDEAAALRWLDEHRDHAVAALRRVLDRA; encoded by the coding sequence ATGAGCGGCGACACCGTGGAGCGGCGACGGCCCCCGACCGCCCAGCAGTTCGTGCTCACCGAGCTGCGACGGGCCATCACCACCGGGGAGTTGCGGCCGGGCGACCCGATCCGGCAGGACGCCCTGGCGGCCCGGCTCGACGTGAGCCGGGTGCCACTGCGCGAGGCCCTGAAGACCCTGGAGGCCGAGGGCCTCGTCGTACACCACGTCCACCGGGGCTACTACGTCGCCGAGTTGTCCCTGGCGGACCTGGAGGAGATCTACCGGATCCGCCGGCTCCTGGAGACGGAGGCGGTGCGCACCGCGCTCGTCCGCTCCCCCGACGGACTCGCCGACGCCCTCGAACGGATCCAGGAGGAGGTGGAGCGAGCGGCCGAGGCCGGTGACGTGACCGTGATGGCCGAGGCCAACCGACGCTTCCACTTCACCCTGATCGAGGCCTCCGGGATGCCCCGCCTGGTGCGCCTGATCGCCACCCTGTGGGACGCGACCGACGCGTACCGGGCGCTGTACTACGCCGAGGACCCGCACCGCGAGCGGGCCGTCCACGAGCACCGGGCGGTCGTCTCGGCGGTCGCCGAGAGCGACGAGGCGGCGGCGCTGCGCTGGCTCGACGAACACCGCGACCACGCGGTGGCGGCCCTGCGCCGGGTGCTCGACCGGGCCTGA
- a CDS encoding FAD-dependent monooxygenase, which produces MRNDRATLRGGLSSELSGLSVPSDPSDPSVLDVLVVGAGPVGLTAAAELRRQGTAVRIVDRLPERLPYAKAVGVQPRTLEIWDRMGCAREAMEAAVPMRGQIVYADGKEQMRFELRLPDEVPYRFAALPQYETERILEELLGRYGTRIERETELVGLDQDADGVTARLRHVSEAGTDGGSPVEEEVRCRYLVGCDGAHSTVRKALGLGFEGGAFPEEFMLGDVEVDWDLPPEYGIRSMHHGPDGAVDDVLVCIPLPGRGRYRMSMKVPPALSVARNGAAGTGGSGDAVAHGLETGPRAPGLADIQEVLDRLSPRPVTASALRWSSVFRISHRLVDRYGVGRVFVAGDAAHIHPPTGAQGMNTGIQDAYNLAWKLSLAVRGTAGPGLLASYHAERHPVGEEVVGRTLRHSAEGVQADREDPHTLLLREAQLLVGYRGSPVVAGNGASGTSGRSGRSGRSGREGPLAGDRAPDCGGLTGPLTAFPLRLYDVLRGRGHVLLLYGDGRPGAELAARAAELSGGAVEVCAVLPGTAADGDAPAAGVAVYLDARGEFARQYSVTTPTAFLVRPDGYLGARLAPDGAGALDAYLAGVFGERAGTGPAPRPARLPPTSSPSPSPSPS; this is translated from the coding sequence ATGCGCAACGACCGCGCCACGCTCCGTGGCGGCCTGTCGTCCGAGCTGTCCGGCCTGTCCGTCCCGTCCGACCCGTCCGACCCGTCCGTCCTGGACGTTCTCGTCGTCGGCGCCGGACCGGTGGGGCTCACCGCCGCCGCCGAACTGCGCCGACAGGGCACGGCGGTGCGGATCGTGGACCGGCTGCCCGAGCGCCTGCCGTACGCGAAGGCGGTCGGCGTCCAGCCGCGCACCCTGGAGATCTGGGACCGGATGGGCTGTGCGCGGGAGGCCATGGAGGCGGCGGTGCCGATGCGCGGCCAGATCGTGTACGCCGACGGCAAGGAGCAGATGCGGTTCGAGCTGCGCCTGCCGGACGAGGTGCCGTACCGCTTCGCGGCGCTGCCGCAGTACGAGACGGAGCGGATCCTCGAAGAGCTCCTGGGCCGGTACGGCACGCGCATCGAGCGCGAGACGGAGCTGGTCGGCCTCGACCAGGACGCGGACGGCGTGACGGCGCGGCTGCGGCATGTCAGTGAGGCCGGTACGGACGGCGGGTCACCGGTCGAGGAGGAGGTCCGCTGCCGGTATCTGGTGGGCTGCGACGGCGCGCACAGCACGGTGCGCAAGGCGCTCGGGCTGGGTTTCGAGGGCGGGGCGTTCCCCGAGGAGTTCATGCTCGGCGACGTCGAGGTGGACTGGGACCTGCCGCCGGAGTACGGGATCCGGTCGATGCACCACGGGCCGGACGGCGCCGTGGACGACGTCCTGGTGTGCATCCCGCTGCCGGGCCGGGGCCGCTACCGGATGTCCATGAAGGTCCCGCCCGCCCTGTCCGTCGCGCGTAACGGCGCGGCCGGGACCGGCGGCTCGGGCGATGCGGTGGCGCACGGTCTGGAGACCGGCCCGCGCGCACCCGGCCTCGCGGACATCCAGGAGGTGCTCGACCGCCTCTCGCCGCGCCCGGTGACGGCCTCGGCGCTGCGCTGGTCGTCCGTCTTCCGGATCAGTCACCGGCTTGTCGACCGGTACGGCGTGGGGCGGGTGTTCGTGGCCGGCGACGCGGCGCACATCCATCCGCCGACCGGCGCGCAGGGCATGAACACCGGCATCCAGGACGCCTACAACCTGGCCTGGAAGCTGTCGCTCGCGGTACGCGGCACGGCGGGACCCGGGCTGCTCGCGAGCTATCACGCCGAGCGGCACCCGGTGGGCGAGGAGGTCGTGGGGCGCACCCTGCGGCACTCCGCCGAGGGCGTGCAGGCCGACCGCGAGGACCCGCACACGCTGCTGCTGCGCGAGGCGCAGCTGCTCGTCGGCTATCGCGGCAGCCCGGTCGTCGCCGGGAACGGCGCGAGCGGCACGAGCGGCAGGAGTGGCAGGAGTGGCAGGAGTGGGCGCGAAGGGCCGCTCGCCGGGGACCGGGCGCCGGACTGCGGCGGGCTCACCGGCCCGCTCACCGCGTTCCCGCTGCGTCTGTACGACGTGCTGCGCGGCCGGGGTCATGTCCTGCTCCTGTACGGGGACGGCCGACCCGGAGCCGAACTGGCGGCGCGGGCGGCCGAGTTGTCGGGCGGCGCGGTCGAGGTGTGCGCGGTGCTGCCGGGTACGGCGGCGGACGGCGACGCCCCGGCGGCGGGGGTCGCCGTGTACCTGGACGCGCGGGGCGAGTTCGCCCGGCAGTACTCCGTAACGACGCCGACGGCCTTCCTCGTACGGCCCGACGGGTATCTCGGGGCGCGGCTCGCACCGGACGGGGCGGGTGCGCTCGACGCCTATCTGGCAGGGGTGTTCGGCGAGCGAGCGGGCACCGGCCCCGCCCCCCGACCGGCGCGGCTGCCCCCGACCTCTTCCCCGTCCCCATCCCCATCCCCGTCCTGA
- a CDS encoding CBS domain-containing protein: MRHRSVADLMTPTAVAVQPGTPFKEIARLLDEYGITAVPVVDAENRPVGVVSEADLLRRHTAKDGPSTAEAMMTSPVVSARPSWTAVEAARHMERHRVKRLPVVDADGRLIGVLSRTDLLQLFLRRDRAIQEEIVEDVVTRILRLSPASLHIDVAEGRVTLTGTLPRRSLAPIFVRLCEDVDGVVEVVDRLTYEDGPAPAEE; encoded by the coding sequence ATGAGGCACCGCAGTGTCGCCGACCTCATGACGCCGACCGCGGTCGCCGTGCAGCCGGGAACGCCGTTCAAGGAGATCGCCCGGCTGCTCGACGAGTACGGCATCACCGCCGTGCCGGTCGTCGACGCCGAGAACCGGCCGGTGGGCGTGGTCTCGGAGGCGGACCTGCTGCGGCGGCACACCGCCAAGGACGGCCCGAGCACCGCCGAGGCGATGATGACCAGCCCCGTGGTCAGCGCCCGCCCCTCATGGACGGCGGTCGAGGCGGCCCGGCACATGGAACGGCACCGGGTGAAGCGGCTGCCGGTGGTGGACGCGGACGGACGCCTCATCGGCGTGCTCAGCCGCACCGACCTGCTGCAGCTCTTCCTGCGCCGCGACCGCGCGATCCAGGAGGAGATCGTGGAGGACGTGGTCACCCGGATCCTGCGGCTCTCCCCCGCCTCCCTGCACATCGACGTGGCCGAGGGCCGGGTCACCCTCACCGGCACCCTGCCGCGCCGGAGCCTCGCGCCGATCTTCGTACGCCTCTGCGAGGACGTGGACGGGGTCGTGGAGGTCGTGGACCGCCTGACCTACGAGGACGGACCGGCGCCGGCGGAGGAGTGA
- a CDS encoding DUF1876 domain-containing protein: MTRHLEWKVGLDLVEESGRTKAEARLETGTSTLTGHGSARCNPADVDVPVIGDDLAASRAMKDLAGKLMREANREMEAVGADTVPRRTGPGYGWPEAVE, from the coding sequence ATGACACGGCACCTGGAGTGGAAGGTCGGCCTGGATCTGGTCGAGGAGAGCGGCAGGACCAAGGCGGAGGCCCGCCTGGAAACCGGCACGTCCACCCTCACCGGTCACGGCAGCGCCCGCTGCAACCCGGCGGACGTGGACGTACCGGTGATCGGTGACGACCTCGCCGCGAGCCGGGCCATGAAGGATCTGGCCGGAAAGCTGATGAGGGAGGCCAACCGGGAGATGGAGGCCGTGGGCGCCGACACCGTGCCCCGGCGCACCGGACCCGGATACGGCTGGCCCGAGGCGGTCGAGTGA
- the hemG gene encoding protoporphyrinogen oxidase, with protein MHMAGQITPAPVPGHVVVVGGGVSGLAAAHRLVEAGARVTLLEASGRLGGTLWAGEIAGVPVDLGAEALFALRPEAVDLARAVGLGECLEPVVTTSTTIWSHGAHRRVPRGHLMGVPGDWAGLEGLVSPEGIARMRQDRALPRTAVGEDVAIGAYVAERYGREVVDRLLEPLLDGVYAGDAYRISLRATLPALYEEIRRHGSLLDAVAALHRKPEPSGPAAPSGPVFMGVSGGIGRLPGAVAGAVRDRGGEVLTDSRVLGLTRTEDGWRIRTPDRVLTADGVVLAAPAGAAAHLLEAESPAAAADLSGIEYASPALVTLAFRRAEMTVLPGGSGFLVPPVEGRTIKAATLLSHKWRWLRETAPGLFVLRASVGRHGDERALHLDDAELVAAVRRDLGEILGLTAAPVASRVSRWQNGLPQYAVGHTARTTRIREAVAKLPRLRVCGAAYDGVGIAHCVASGRRAADEVLGTE; from the coding sequence ATGCACATGGCTGGTCAGATCACACCGGCACCGGTACCGGGACACGTCGTCGTGGTCGGAGGGGGCGTCTCCGGTCTCGCGGCCGCCCACCGGCTCGTCGAGGCGGGCGCGCGCGTGACGCTCCTGGAGGCGTCCGGGCGGCTGGGCGGCACGTTGTGGGCCGGGGAGATCGCGGGCGTGCCCGTGGACCTGGGAGCGGAGGCCCTGTTCGCGCTCCGGCCCGAGGCGGTCGACCTGGCCCGTGCCGTCGGGCTCGGCGAGTGCCTGGAGCCGGTCGTGACGACCTCCACGACGATATGGAGCCACGGCGCCCACCGCCGCGTGCCCCGCGGTCACCTCATGGGCGTGCCGGGCGACTGGGCGGGGCTTGAGGGCCTGGTCTCCCCGGAGGGCATCGCGCGCATGAGGCAGGACCGTGCCCTGCCGCGTACCGCCGTCGGCGAGGACGTCGCGATCGGCGCGTACGTGGCCGAACGGTACGGCCGGGAGGTCGTCGACCGGCTCCTGGAGCCGCTGCTCGACGGCGTGTACGCGGGAGACGCGTACCGCATCTCCCTGCGCGCGACCCTGCCCGCGCTCTACGAGGAGATCCGGCGGCACGGCTCGCTGCTCGACGCCGTCGCCGCCCTGCACCGCAAGCCTGAACCCTCCGGACCCGCCGCGCCCTCCGGTCCGGTGTTCATGGGCGTCTCGGGCGGCATCGGCCGGCTGCCGGGCGCCGTCGCCGGAGCCGTGCGCGACCGGGGCGGCGAGGTCCTGACCGACAGCCGGGTCCTCGGGCTCACTCGTACCGAGGACGGCTGGCGGATCCGTACGCCCGATCGCGTGCTCACCGCGGACGGCGTGGTCCTCGCCGCCCCCGCCGGCGCGGCGGCGCACCTGCTTGAAGCCGAGAGCCCGGCCGCCGCGGCCGACCTGTCCGGCATCGAGTACGCCTCACCCGCCCTCGTGACGCTGGCCTTCCGCCGCGCCGAGATGACCGTCCTGCCCGGCGGCAGCGGATTCCTCGTACCGCCGGTGGAAGGGCGCACGATCAAGGCCGCCACCCTGCTCTCCCACAAGTGGCGCTGGCTGCGCGAGACGGCCCCCGGTCTTTTCGTGCTGCGCGCGTCCGTCGGCCGCCACGGGGACGAACGCGCGCTGCACCTGGACGACGCCGAGCTCGTCGCGGCCGTCCGCCGCGACCTGGGCGAGATCCTGGGGCTGACCGCCGCCCCGGTGGCCTCGCGGGTCAGCCGCTGGCAGAACGGACTGCCCCAGTACGCGGTCGGGCACACCGCGCGGACCACGCGGATCCGCGAGGCGGTCGCGAAGCTGCCGCGGCTACGGGTCTGCGGAGCCGCGTACGACGGCGTCGGCATCGCCCACTGCGTGGCGAGCGGCCGCCGGGCGGCCGACGAGGTGCTGGGCACCGAGTGA
- a CDS encoding 2'-5' RNA ligase family protein: protein MAEDSTSGFQAGQTALIVRIPEAEPAVRRWRERFDPSARAGVPAHVTVLFPFLDESRLDALVHSALAEVLGGHPAFDLRFERCGRLPGVLLLVPEPDTPLRQLTEAIADRWPEAPPYGGRFTEIVPHLTVAQGQQEAVTEEIEADLAGRLPFTCRVSSVELIVHDGVKWQERASFPLA from the coding sequence ATGGCAGAGGACAGCACCAGTGGATTTCAGGCGGGCCAGACGGCCCTCATCGTCCGGATACCGGAGGCGGAGCCGGCCGTCCGCAGGTGGCGTGAACGGTTCGACCCCTCGGCCCGGGCCGGGGTTCCCGCCCACGTCACCGTGCTCTTCCCGTTCCTCGACGAAAGCCGGCTTGACGCGCTCGTCCACTCCGCGCTCGCGGAGGTGCTGGGCGGCCACCCGGCCTTCGACCTGCGGTTCGAGAGATGCGGACGGCTTCCGGGAGTGCTCCTGCTCGTCCCCGAACCCGACACGCCGTTGCGGCAGCTCACCGAGGCGATCGCCGATCGCTGGCCCGAGGCCCCGCCGTACGGGGGCCGATTCACCGAGATCGTTCCGCACCTGACCGTCGCTCAGGGGCAGCAGGAGGCCGTCACGGAGGAGATCGAGGCCGACCTCGCGGGCAGGCTTCCGTTCACCTGCCGCGTCTCGTCGGTCGAACTCATCGTCCATGACGGGGTGAAGTGGCAGGAACGGGCCTCGTTCCCGCTCGCCTGA